From a region of the Hymenobacter jejuensis genome:
- a CDS encoding COG1470 family protein: MLKIPGTASFHYPGGPKGWYTQGFRKEHDGTRDYRAFYGLQAEVWVPNEHTLELRVTLATPKAELQQQYLPEAHATVIVPGGSSGWQRVTLPWTLFDVPTAQVAMFKFIQGVRLEGKFTGGETGKVRLRNVRLTRAAQVAIEVPVRGKAVAPGQTARYTVTLVNCTYTPQEVMLTFKRSGFSVMTPTVAPARVRLAPGASAACVVSVAVPQEGVPAGGHERQQLVASANGSVLPNELTFITAREVPHPNILHTAARWDDVRAKVQRYEWARAEQVRYVQAADTWNVPEATLPPHNYAANEKHAFVFPEANFVALPNAVYAWQLTRNKKYAQKVALFLRRLADEKTGYPSTFAGTNNGGPQEGDNFQRVAIAYDAILDAEVLSPTDRQAIERTLRLYMETFEPDLTVGNMGNWSTAQATGALFCALALGDLTAAERYLYGPAGFTDYLSKGVMDDGWWWEVSTGYNLWVAAELTQAALACQPWGIDLINLEVPAEYSAHAIITPWALHPPYGVSFEKWGPQRHTTRSIKKFWDAIPAVADYRGIAFGMNDGHEEKVGGPRLELAYFVYRDPAYASVIKLTGQRDLLYGVPELPAMTPALYTKSGYAENIGYALLRSQTPNRPPREQIQAVLKIGTQGGYHGHFDRVSLDNLTRYGRSFWNPETIWWGYPNFMYKFYVQTSVNHNMVVVDQKQQEAVPSEQLLFHAGQMMQVAAHETNARWSDAPYLGMQYFAGETPADQMRKNRQSLPPVTDRQYGELGPYTDRVLQRRLAIVTDDYVVIADYLKSSQQHTFDNLLHMKGLSSLAAAGKKLLRHDAQYSPDPHSAAQVITDADWYSATAPVVAKFQFDYGPEADNSGTREMLNEPGTLRLNVHSLWPQQQELMVAMPPETHDNQQWVRYQVSGDGRMLASGESGVWILGQKEIDVSVAGLHELTLQVSTDGAKKKALFWADAQLVTAEGHEIPLTDFASAQNVEAPPVPGQDYYGGPIKVGGLRPSSALPTQPKDAKAPAIIRVPLTGTQAVRFKATLGGDYPFGNEAARRKVYASRAVGTQVRFLTVLEPYERQAVVESATALSADKLLVKLRDGRVQELTLTNLEGDGRNVGVSMTESKNGRVLRTEKTAQ; the protein is encoded by the coding sequence ATGCTGAAGATACCCGGCACGGCTTCGTTTCACTACCCGGGCGGGCCAAAAGGGTGGTACACCCAGGGCTTCCGCAAGGAGCACGACGGCACCCGCGACTACCGTGCATTCTACGGCTTGCAGGCTGAGGTGTGGGTGCCCAACGAGCACACCCTGGAGTTACGCGTCACCCTGGCCACGCCCAAAGCCGAGCTGCAGCAGCAATACCTGCCCGAAGCGCATGCCACGGTAATCGTGCCGGGAGGTAGCAGCGGATGGCAACGCGTCACCCTGCCCTGGACGTTGTTCGACGTGCCGACCGCCCAAGTCGCGATGTTCAAGTTCATCCAGGGCGTACGGCTGGAAGGTAAGTTCACGGGCGGCGAAACCGGTAAGGTTCGGCTCAGAAATGTGCGCTTGACCCGCGCGGCCCAGGTAGCTATCGAGGTACCCGTGCGGGGCAAAGCAGTAGCGCCGGGCCAAACGGCACGCTACACCGTCACGTTGGTCAACTGCACCTACACGCCGCAGGAAGTGATGCTGACCTTTAAACGCAGCGGATTTTCTGTGATGACTCCAACGGTGGCGCCCGCGCGGGTGCGGTTGGCTCCCGGTGCGTCGGCGGCTTGCGTAGTATCGGTAGCCGTGCCGCAGGAAGGAGTGCCCGCCGGCGGGCACGAGCGGCAACAACTGGTGGCATCGGCCAACGGCAGTGTGCTCCCCAATGAGTTGACTTTCATCACAGCCCGGGAAGTACCGCATCCCAATATCCTGCACACGGCAGCCCGCTGGGACGATGTACGCGCCAAGGTGCAGCGCTACGAGTGGGCCAGGGCCGAGCAGGTGCGCTACGTGCAAGCAGCCGACACCTGGAATGTGCCGGAAGCCACCCTTCCCCCGCACAACTACGCGGCCAACGAGAAGCACGCCTTCGTGTTTCCGGAGGCCAACTTCGTCGCACTGCCCAACGCGGTGTATGCGTGGCAGCTTACCCGCAATAAGAAGTACGCCCAAAAGGTAGCCCTGTTTCTGCGCCGGCTTGCCGATGAGAAAACCGGTTACCCTTCCACCTTTGCCGGCACCAACAACGGCGGCCCGCAGGAAGGCGACAACTTTCAGCGAGTGGCCATTGCCTACGATGCCATTTTAGACGCCGAGGTGCTCAGCCCCACCGACCGGCAAGCCATCGAGCGCACTCTGCGCCTGTACATGGAAACCTTCGAGCCTGACTTGACGGTAGGCAACATGGGCAACTGGAGCACAGCCCAAGCAACAGGCGCGCTGTTTTGCGCCCTCGCCCTGGGCGACCTGACGGCAGCGGAACGCTATCTCTACGGCCCCGCCGGCTTTACCGACTACCTCAGCAAAGGGGTGATGGACGACGGCTGGTGGTGGGAGGTCAGCACCGGTTACAACCTGTGGGTTGCGGCCGAGCTGACGCAGGCGGCGTTGGCTTGCCAGCCCTGGGGCATCGACCTAATAAACTTGGAGGTGCCCGCTGAGTACTCGGCCCACGCCATTATTACCCCTTGGGCGCTGCATCCGCCTTATGGCGTGTCGTTCGAAAAGTGGGGCCCGCAGCGGCACACAACGCGCTCGATTAAGAAGTTCTGGGATGCTATTCCGGCAGTGGCCGACTACCGCGGCATCGCCTTTGGCATGAACGACGGGCACGAGGAGAAGGTGGGTGGGCCGCGGCTGGAGCTCGCTTACTTCGTGTACCGCGACCCCGCTTATGCCTCGGTGATCAAGCTCACGGGCCAGCGCGACTTGCTTTACGGCGTCCCAGAATTGCCTGCCATGACGCCTGCTCTTTACACCAAATCGGGTTACGCCGAAAACATTGGCTATGCCTTGCTGCGCTCCCAGACGCCGAATCGCCCTCCCCGCGAACAAATTCAGGCGGTACTCAAAATCGGAACCCAAGGCGGCTACCACGGCCACTTCGACCGGGTTTCGCTGGATAACCTCACGCGCTACGGCCGCAGCTTCTGGAACCCCGAAACGATCTGGTGGGGCTACCCCAACTTCATGTACAAGTTCTACGTGCAGACCTCGGTCAACCACAACATGGTGGTCGTGGACCAAAAGCAGCAGGAGGCTGTGCCCTCGGAGCAGTTGCTGTTTCACGCGGGACAGATGATGCAGGTAGCCGCGCACGAGACGAACGCTCGCTGGTCAGACGCTCCATATCTGGGCATGCAATATTTCGCCGGCGAAACGCCAGCGGACCAGATGCGCAAAAACCGGCAGAGCCTGCCCCCCGTGACTGACCGCCAATACGGCGAACTGGGGCCGTACACCGACCGGGTGCTGCAACGGCGCCTGGCCATCGTGACGGACGATTATGTGGTAATAGCCGACTACCTAAAAAGCAGTCAGCAGCACACCTTTGATAACTTGCTGCACATGAAAGGGTTATCTAGCCTGGCTGCGGCTGGCAAGAAGCTGCTGCGCCACGACGCGCAGTACAGCCCCGACCCGCACAGTGCCGCGCAAGTCATCACCGATGCGGACTGGTACTCGGCCACGGCACCCGTGGTGGCAAAATTTCAGTTTGATTACGGCCCTGAAGCCGACAACAGCGGCACGCGGGAGATGCTCAATGAGCCAGGCACGTTGCGACTGAATGTGCACTCGCTCTGGCCTCAACAGCAAGAGCTTATGGTGGCCATGCCGCCTGAAACCCACGACAATCAGCAGTGGGTGCGCTATCAGGTAAGCGGCGACGGCAGGATGCTCGCCAGTGGCGAAAGCGGCGTCTGGATTCTAGGCCAAAAGGAAATCGACGTTTCAGTGGCAGGCCTGCATGAGCTAACGCTGCAGGTCAGCACGGATGGCGCGAAGAAAAAAGCTCTCTTCTGGGCTGATGCGCAACTGGTGACTGCGGAGGGGCACGAAATCCCCTTGACCGACTTCGCCAGCGCGCAAAATGTGGAGGCCCCTCCAGTTCCCGGGCAGGACTACTACGGCGGCCCGATCAAGGTTGGGGGGCTGCGGCCAAGCAGCGCGCTGCCTACGCAGCCGAAAGACGCGAAAGCCCCCGCCATCATCCGCGTGCCGCTCACCGGCACGCAAGCCGTGCGCTTCAAAGCCACCCTCGGCGGCGATTATCCATTTGGCAACGAAGCCGCGCGGCGGAAGGTGTACGCCAGCCGTGCCGTAGGCACCCAGGTTCGTTTTCTAACGGTATTGGAGCCTTACGAGCGCCAAGCCGTGGTGGAATCCGCCACGGCTCTCAGCGCCGATAAGCTGCTGGTGAAACTCCGCGATGGACGGGTGCAGGAGCTCACGCTGACCAACCTGGAGGGAGATGGAAGGAACGTTGGGGTGAGCATGACGGAGAGCAAGAATG
- a CDS encoding glycoside hydrolase family 88 protein, which yields MRSLPRFFTYLMPLLLLGGFAPSCTPKIPSAQASDSAATGFKVDQQLAYCAAQARKTVALTPDYTKLPRRIGAGKNQWEYVDREDWTSGFWPGTLWYLFENQPTDFWKGKADTFTRNLAPVLDHKTVDHDLGFMFYSSYGNGYRLTQNPAYKQVLLRAADSLATLFNPRVGTILSWPRMVKQMNWPHNTIMDNMINLELLFWASKNGGRKEFYDMAVSHARVTSQHHFRPDGTSYHVAVYDDKTGQFIKGVTHQGYSDNSMWARGQAWAIYGFTMCYRESKEPEFLDRARKSADVFIQRLPEDQVPYWDFDAPDIPKAPRDASAAAIVASALLELSTLMPDQAVAQRYRRQAENMLASLSTAQYQARDQGPAFLLHSTGHKPNGSEIDASINYADYYYLEALLRLQKLQRGKPL from the coding sequence ATGCGCTCGCTCCCCCGCTTTTTCACTTACCTGATGCCGCTGTTGTTACTCGGTGGCTTCGCCCCGAGCTGCACTCCCAAAATACCATCGGCGCAAGCATCAGATTCTGCTGCCACTGGTTTTAAGGTAGACCAGCAGCTGGCGTATTGTGCCGCCCAGGCCCGCAAAACCGTGGCGCTAACGCCGGACTATACGAAGCTGCCGCGGCGCATCGGCGCCGGCAAAAACCAGTGGGAGTATGTAGATCGGGAAGACTGGACCAGTGGCTTCTGGCCGGGCACGCTCTGGTACCTGTTCGAAAACCAGCCGACTGATTTTTGGAAGGGGAAGGCTGACACCTTCACGCGCAACCTGGCTCCCGTGCTCGACCACAAAACAGTGGACCACGACCTGGGCTTCATGTTCTACAGCAGCTACGGCAACGGATACCGCCTGACGCAGAACCCGGCGTACAAACAGGTGCTGCTGCGCGCTGCCGACTCGCTGGCCACGCTCTTCAACCCCAGGGTGGGTACCATCCTTTCGTGGCCGCGCATGGTCAAGCAGATGAACTGGCCGCACAACACAATCATGGACAACATGATCAACCTTGAACTGCTGTTCTGGGCCAGCAAAAACGGAGGCCGCAAAGAGTTCTACGACATGGCCGTGAGCCATGCCCGCGTGACCAGTCAACACCACTTCCGCCCTGACGGTACGAGCTACCATGTGGCCGTGTACGACGACAAAACGGGGCAGTTCATCAAGGGCGTGACCCACCAAGGCTACAGCGACAACTCGATGTGGGCCCGGGGGCAGGCCTGGGCCATTTACGGCTTCACGATGTGCTATCGCGAAAGCAAAGAGCCGGAGTTTCTGGACCGGGCGCGCAAATCGGCCGACGTCTTTATTCAGCGGCTGCCCGAAGACCAGGTTCCTTACTGGGACTTCGACGCGCCCGATATTCCCAAAGCCCCGCGGGATGCCTCGGCGGCCGCAATCGTTGCCTCGGCTTTGCTCGAACTCTCTACGTTGATGCCCGACCAAGCCGTTGCTCAGCGCTACCGGCGGCAGGCCGAGAACATGCTTGCCTCGCTGTCGACGGCCCAGTATCAAGCCCGCGACCAAGGCCCGGCCTTTCTGCTGCACTCGACCGGCCATAAGCCTAACGGCTCGGAGATTGACGCCAGCATCAACTACGCCGACTATTACTACCTAGAAGCGTTACTGCGCTTGCAGAAACTGCAAAGAGGTAAGCCTTTGTAA
- a CDS encoding glycoside hydrolase family 127 protein, whose product MAFSVCGFLTRTRLSALLALSLAAGAVQAQYPGQTKEKTAVAVRAPIQAYSFNLQDVRVLSSPFKDNMDREGRWLLSLPAERLLHSFRVNAGLLTDKKASPTKMPKPLGGWEALDMELRGHSMGHILSGLAFQFASTGNEAFKLKSDSLIAGLAQVQKALNEGGYLSAYPQNYIDRNIAGTSVWAPWYTLHKIFAGLTDAYWYTGNPQALEVEKGMASWAYQKLSPLTQEQLAKMLRNEFGGMNDAFYNLYSITGDPQHRKLAEMFYHKAVLEPLEQGQDKLNTMHANTVIPKLVGEARAYELTGDLKAQKATTFFWDDVVKHHTYAHGGNSDKEHFFEPDKISEHLTGNTGETCNTYNMLKLTRHLFTWNPEAKYADYYEQALYNHILGQQDPKTGMVSYFSPMLPGAYRLYSTPTESFWCCVGSGFESHSKYGEAIYYHGAKDLYVNLFIPSELNWQERGVKVVQNTKYPEEETTRLTIQTKKPVDMPLHLRYPAWATHGVTLKVNGKTVAVKQQPGSYITVSRNWKNGDQVELTYPMALRVIATPDNPRKAAFAYGPIILAGEMGTEGMSGTAPYHDPADPYQYYGYDYHVPADLVHTLATKGGTVTDWLKPVPGHPLTFTTTAATGAGGITMVPYYKAHRERYVVYWDLQ is encoded by the coding sequence ATGGCGTTTTCTGTATGTGGTTTCCTGACAAGAACCAGGCTTTCCGCGCTGCTAGCCCTGAGCCTTGCTGCCGGCGCCGTACAAGCTCAGTATCCGGGCCAGACGAAGGAAAAAACTGCTGTAGCGGTAAGGGCCCCCATTCAGGCCTACAGCTTCAACTTGCAGGACGTGCGCGTGCTCAGCAGCCCTTTCAAAGATAACATGGACCGCGAAGGTCGCTGGCTCCTCTCTTTGCCCGCCGAGCGCCTGCTGCATAGTTTTCGAGTGAATGCCGGCTTGCTGACCGATAAGAAAGCCAGCCCCACCAAGATGCCTAAACCCTTGGGCGGCTGGGAAGCGCTGGACATGGAACTGCGGGGCCACAGCATGGGCCACATCCTGTCGGGTCTGGCCTTTCAGTTTGCCTCGACGGGCAACGAAGCCTTTAAACTCAAAAGTGACAGTCTGATCGCTGGTCTGGCTCAGGTGCAAAAGGCGCTGAATGAAGGCGGCTACCTCAGCGCCTACCCCCAAAACTACATCGACCGCAACATCGCCGGCACCAGCGTGTGGGCGCCTTGGTACACCCTGCACAAGATCTTCGCGGGCTTGACGGATGCCTACTGGTACACGGGCAACCCGCAGGCTTTGGAGGTAGAAAAGGGCATGGCCAGCTGGGCCTACCAGAAGCTCTCGCCGCTGACTCAGGAGCAGCTGGCCAAGATGCTGCGCAACGAGTTTGGGGGGATGAACGATGCTTTCTACAACCTGTATTCTATCACCGGTGACCCGCAGCACCGGAAGCTGGCTGAGATGTTTTACCACAAGGCGGTGCTCGAGCCTTTGGAGCAGGGTCAGGACAAGCTTAATACCATGCACGCTAACACCGTGATTCCCAAGCTTGTAGGCGAGGCTCGCGCCTACGAGCTGACCGGCGACCTGAAAGCGCAGAAGGCGACGACTTTCTTCTGGGATGACGTGGTGAAGCATCATACTTATGCCCACGGCGGCAACAGCGACAAGGAACACTTCTTCGAGCCCGACAAGATTTCGGAGCACCTCACCGGCAACACCGGCGAGACGTGCAACACCTACAACATGCTCAAGCTGACGCGCCACCTGTTTACCTGGAACCCCGAAGCCAAGTACGCCGACTACTACGAACAGGCGCTCTACAATCACATCCTCGGGCAGCAGGACCCCAAAACGGGCATGGTATCGTACTTCTCACCTATGCTGCCCGGCGCCTACCGCCTCTACAGCACGCCTACCGAGTCGTTTTGGTGCTGCGTGGGCTCGGGTTTCGAGAGCCACTCCAAGTACGGCGAAGCTATCTACTACCACGGGGCTAAAGACCTGTATGTCAATCTATTCATTCCTTCGGAACTGAATTGGCAGGAGAGGGGCGTAAAAGTGGTACAGAACACGAAGTACCCGGAAGAGGAAACCACGCGGCTGACCATTCAGACGAAAAAACCGGTCGACATGCCGCTGCACCTGCGCTACCCAGCGTGGGCTACCCACGGCGTAACGCTGAAGGTAAACGGCAAAACGGTAGCCGTAAAGCAGCAACCCGGGAGCTATATCACCGTGAGCCGCAACTGGAAAAACGGTGATCAGGTCGAGCTCACGTACCCCATGGCCCTGCGCGTAATCGCCACGCCCGACAACCCCAGGAAGGCCGCCTTCGCTTACGGCCCCATCATTCTAGCAGGTGAAATGGGCACGGAAGGCATGAGCGGCACCGCGCCCTACCACGACCCCGCCGATCCTTACCAGTACTACGGTTACGACTACCACGTGCCGGCGGACCTCGTGCACACCCTCGCCACCAAAGGCGGCACCGTGACCGACTGGCTCAAGCCAGTACCAGGCCATCCCTTGACCTTCACAACCACGGCTGCTACGGGTGCCGGGGGCATTACGATGGTGCCCTATTATAAAGCGCACCGTGAACGCTACGTGGTGTACTGGGACTTGCAATAA